The Synergistota bacterium sequence CCTTAGTTGGATAACCCTTGTGCTTAGAAAACCCGTATTCAGGGTAAATCCTGTCCCAAGCGCACATTATTCGGTCTCTGATTACCTTAGCTATGATAGAAGCAGCAGATATAGGTAAGCAAATCTCATCCCCCTTAGGTATAGCCCTTTGAGGTATATCTATAAGAGGAATTTTATGATTTCCATCTACGAGGATTATATCGGGCTTTAACTTAAGCTTCAGGATGGCCCTTCTCATGGCTTCAAGAGAGGCATTTAGGATGTTCATCTTATCTATCTCCTCAGGGGTAACTAAGGCCACAGCCCACGCTAAAGCCTTCTTTCTTAAAATCTCAAAGAGCTCCTCTCTCTTACACGGGGAAAGCTTTTTACAATCTCTAACTTCATCGTTAAAATACTCATAAGGAAGAATAAGGGCAGCAGCAACTACCGGACCAGCTAACGGTCCTCTTCCAGCTTCGTCAACTCCCGCTACTAGGAGGGAGTTCAAATGTCCACCTTCCAAGCCTTCCCTCTCTAAAATCTCTAAGTAAGCTTGAAGCGGCTTTTTCAAGATCAAGCTCTCCTCCCTTCCTCAAAAAACCCCTCCTTTTAGCGATATCCTCTAGGGAAAGGGGAAGGGAGAGCCTTTCTATAAGCTTTTCTGCAAGGGTTACTAAGCTGCTCCAAACAACATCCTCTCTTAGGCAACCAAGCCAGGAGAGAATAACCTTCCCCTCATCTGTTAAACTTGGTTCAAGTATTCCAGGCGTATCAAAGAGTAACCCCCAATCTACCCTAAACCATACCCCGCCTCTCGTAACTCCAGGAAGCGGCCCCACCTTAGATTTCCTCTTGCCAAGCAACTTATTTATTAAGGAAGATTTACCTACGTTAGGAATACCTACAACCAAAACCTTAGCCTTAGAGTAAGAGGATAATCTCTCAAAGAGCTCATCAAACCCCTCTCCATCCTTAGAGTTTACTGCGATACTTTTATCCCCCATATAGCTTAGCCATGCCTTTGTAGCATACTCATCAGCAAGATCCATCTTATTAAGGATCTTCCAAACTTCTTTACCCCTGGGCGGTTCCCATGGCGGGACTGTAGAAAGGGGAGCACGTGCATCCAGAACCATTAAGATAAGATTGGCATATTTTACCGCTTCCTTTATTAGTTCTCTTCCCTTAGCTATATGGCCTGGATACCAGCTCCTCCTCATTTGATTAGGCCGATCCTCGAAGGAGGCCAATATCTAACTACAGCCCTACCCTTTATATTAGCTCTGGGGAGAAAACCCCAGAACCTACTATCCTCGCTATTTGGTCTGTTATCTCCTAAAACAAAGTAAAAGCCCTTTGGAACCGTTATGGTTGGCATATTGTAAAAATCCCTATTAGCCACATAGGATTCTTCGATCCTATTTCCATTCACATAAAGATACCCGCTTTCAATTCGAACCATATCTCCTTCCACAGCAACTATTCTTTTTATAAGGTCCTTAGAGGGATCCAAAGGAAATCTAAAGACAACTATGTCTCCCCTTTTAGGTTCGGTAAGGTGATAATAAAACTTCAAGACCAGTATCCTATCTCCGGGCTCCAAAGTAGGCACCATGGACGAGGAGGGAATATAAAACGCCTCTACCACAAAAGCTCTTATTAACAAAGCTAGTACAACAGCTATAACTATAGTTTCTACGATCTCGCGCCAAGCCGACTTTTTCCTCATCTCCTTCATTTAAAAACCTTAGCTCCTTCTCTCCTTAAGACGTGTCGCTTTGCCAACCCTTCCTCTAAGGTAGTAGAGCTTTGCCCTCCTTGCCGCTCCCCTCCTTACCACTTCTATTTTCTCTATAATAGGAGAGTGCAAGGGAAAGATCCTTTCAACACCTATTCCACCGGATATCTTTCTAACAGTGAAAGTCTCCCTCAAACCACCGCCCGAGCGAGCTATAACCGTTCCTTCAAAAACCTGGACCCTTTCCTTACCTCCCTCTTCAACCTTCAGGTGAACCTTAACCGTGTCACCCGGCCTAAAGTCTGGAATATCTTTCTTCATAAATTCTTTTTCTATCTCCCTTATAATGGGATCCATCCTTTAACACCTCCCTATGAACTTTTAAAAAGTCTGTCTAAGATTATCGCTACAGCTCCTCTTACCGATAGATGATTGTAATCTCCCTTCCACTCTATGGGCTCAAGCTGATAATCCGCCCAACTTTTGACCTCCTCAGTTAAGCCCCATCCTGTTCCAAAAAGAAGAAGAACAGGTCTTTCCTCAAGCAAGATCTTCCATTTAAAATCTCTAAAGGAGATCATCCTTGAAGATGGGCGAGCGCTAGTAGCAACTACTATGGGATCAGCTTTCTCCCTCTCTTCTATCCTCCTAACGGTTTCCTCTATAGATGGAGAGACCTTAACATTATCTAACGCTTCCCTTCTGTCGGGGTTAAGCATGGAACCAACACCTTTAGTCCAGTGCTCCACAATTTTTTTCACGTTTTCCCTCTGAGCCTCAATAGGAGTTATTATGTAAAAGGCTTTTACACCATATGTCCGACAGCACCTTGATATATCATGTATATCCAAGTTAGCAACGGTAGTGGTTATTATCTCTCTATGTTGATTATAAACCGGATAGTGAACTAATCCTACATATACTCCCCTCTCCATATACTTTCTTAAGGATATTCTATCTATTAGCTCGGGCCTCCTCTTATAGGTTCTCTTCAAGGCCTCCAGTCTGCGCCACCTTTCAACCTCTTCATGATCTCCAGAAAGAAGGATTTCCGGAACTTTAAGCCCCTCGAACTCCCTAGGCTTACTATATTGGGGGAAATCTAATATTCCATCATAAAAGGAGTCCCTCTTGGGAGAATCCTCGCAACCTAAAACTCCTGGTATAAGCCTTATAACCGCATCAACTATTACCATAGCTGGAACCTCCCCGCCCGTTAGAACATAATCCCCTATAGATATTTCTTCATCTATAAGCTCCGTTATTCTTTCATCTATACCTTCATAGTGACCACAAACCAAAAGAAGATGATCCTTCAGAGAAAGCTCCTTCGCTAAATCCTGGTTAAAAAGTCGACCTTGGGGAGAAAGAAGTATTCGATATGGGCTCCCTGGCACGCTTTTAATAGCCTTCCAAAAGGGCTCAACCTTAAGAAGCATGCCTCCTCCACCGCCATAGGGATAATCATCAACAGTTTTATGTTTATCAGTAGTAAAATCCCTCGGATTGTGAAAGTATATTTGAAGCAAACCCTTATCTATAGCCCTTTTTATTATGCTGCAGCTTATAAAGCTTTGAAACATCTCCGGAAAAAGCGTTATCACATCCACTCTCACTCGAGCAACCCCTCCATAGGAAATATAATCATTATCTCCTTATCAAGGTCAATCTCCCTAACGACGCTTTTGAGAGCAGGAATCATATACTCTTTTTCACCTCTCACACAAAAAACATCATTTGCGCCCGTTTTCAATATATCTACTATCTTTCCAAGGTACTTTCCCTCTTGAGTGTAAACCTTAAGGCCGATGATTTGATGGAAGTAAAACTCTCCTTCTCCTAATGGAGGAAGCTCCTCCTCCTTAACCTTTATAAAGGAGCCTATTAACCTTTCTGCCATGTCCCTCGTTTCGCAACCCTTAACCTTAATTAAAAATGTTCTGCCCTCCAAAGTCAACTTCTCAAGATCACCTTCAAATAAAACGTTATCTCTGTCATCATAAAAGATGAGCCTCTTTCTCTCCCTTAATCTCTCGGGAAAGTCGGTCATAGAAAGAACCTTTATAACTCCCTTTATACCATGAGCTGCTACTACCTTGCCAACAATAATAAGCTTATGTTTTTTCATTCCTCCTGACTTAATAACTCCACCATTACCTTCTTCCTAAGCTTTATTCCAGCAGCTCGACAAAGCTCCCGTATAGCTCTTATTAGCCTCCCCTTTTTACCTATAACTTTACCCATATCATCCTTTTTAACTTCAACTTCAATAAGTATAGATTTTTTACCCTCTAACGTTCTTACCTCTACATTCTCAGGATGATCAACCAGAGACTTTACCAGAAAGGCTATTAGATCCCTCACCTAGTACACCCCCAGAAACCTTTGCCCTCTTCCTAGCTTCCTTAGCTTGACAGAACTTATCCCATACTCCCACCCTGGAAAGCAACCTTTTCGCAGTATCCGACGGCTGAGCCCCTCTTTCAAGCCAAAGAAGAGCCTTTTCCTCATCCACCCTTATAACAGGCGGTTCAGGAAGAGGATCATAATATCCAAGAATTTCAATAAACTTACCATCCCTTGGAGCTCTTGAATCTGCAACTACTAAGCGGTAAAATGGCTTTTTCTTTTTTCCCATTCTTGTGAGGCGGATCTTTACCACCAAAAGACACCTCCTTAAAACTTAGTCTTTTTAAAAGAAAGGTAGCTTTATCCTACCGCCACCCTTAGATAACTTCTTCATCATCTCTTTCATCTCTTCATACTGCCTCAAAACCTGATTAACAAGCTGAACAGAAGTACCACTTCCCATAGCTATTCTTCTCTTTCTGCTTCCCTTTATTATTTCTGGCTTCCTTCTTTCTTCTGGGGTCATAGAGAGTATGATAGCTTCTATATGCTTTAACTCCTTTTCATCTACATTTATATCCCCGAACTTCCTTCTAAGCTTAGAGAATCCGGGTACCATATCAAGTAGCTGGTCTAACGGTCCCATGCTCTTCATCTGCCTTAAATACTCAAGGAGATCCTCCATGGTAAACTCAGCCCTTTTAAGCTTCTTACTAAGCTCTCTAGCCTTCTCCTCTTCCACGGCTGAAGAAACCCTTTCAATAAGAGTAGCAAGATCTCCCATTCCTAATATTCTCGAAGCCATCCTATCAGGATAGAAGGGCTCTATATCATCAATCCTCTCCCCAACCCCAACAAACTTTACGGGCTTTCCAAGAACATAGGCAATGGAAAGGGCTGCTCCACCTCTTGAATCTCCATCAAGCTTAGTTAGTATAACGCCAGTTATATTCACCGCTTCAGAAAAGGCGCTCCCCACCTTTAAGGCCTCTTGTCCCATCATAGAATCAACTACGAGAAGGACCTCATGAAACTTGAAGGAGTTGGTAAGCTCTTTAAGCTCAGATAGCATCTCCTCATCTACATGAAGCCTTCCAGCAGAATCCACAATAACTACCTCACAGAAGCTCTCCTTAGCAAGCTCTATCCCAGACTTAAGAGCCTCAAAGGGAGTTCTACCGCTTACAACTTGAAAACCAAGGGGCTTCGATAAAACCTCAAGCTGCTTTTTCGCTGCAGGTCTTTTAACATCAGCAGCAACCAGAATAGCTTTTTTCCCTTCCTTTTTAAGGAGATTAGCTATCTTAACCACCGTCGTAGTTTTCCCAGAGCCTTGAAGGCCAACAAGCATAAATAAAGAAGGGATTTCCGATGAAAAGGTTAGCTTCGAGTGCCCTCCCCTCATAACGTTTAAGAACTCCTCATAAAGTATCTTTAAAACCTGATCAGTTGGATTTATACTCGATATAACCTCTTGAGCCAGGGCTCTTTCTCTAACCTTACTCAAAATATCTTTAACTACCTTATAGTGAACATCGGCCTCAAGAAGGGCCAGCCTGATCTGCCTTAATGCAGAATCTACATCCTCCTCAGAAAGCTTGCCTTTCTTCCGTAAAAACGAAAGAACTCCCTCAAGCCTCTCCCTCAACTTCTCAAACAAAGATATCACCTCGTTCTAGCAAACCATTTATCTCCTCCAAAAGCCTTCTAAGCTTATCCCCATCCTCAGAAGGAAGCTTAGAAACGAGAGGTTCTATCTCCTTTTTGATGCTCTCAAAAAAGCTCCAATGCTTCAAAAATCTCTCCACTAATTTAAGCTTCTCCTCTATACTTTTTAATCTGTTTAAACCTCTTCTCAAAGTATAATGAACAGCCTGCCTGCTTATACCAAGCTCCTCCGCTATTTCACCAAGGGAAAGATCATCCTCATAGTAAAGCTTCATAATCTCCCTCTGGTTAGGAGTTAAAAGCCCACCATAAAAATCTATCAGAAGACATATAAAAAAACGATCCATCAATTCACCCTCTGTTAACTCAAACTACTTTACAGAGCGAAGTAAATTATAAACTCCTTTGACAGAAGTGTCAATACTTAAAAAATAAAAAGGGTAGTTTTAAACTACCCCTTAAAGCAGAACCGATATATATTTATCCGCCCTATCAGGAAAGACAGTAACCACATTAGAACCGGGCGGTAGCTTATCTACAACCTTAAGACATCCCACAAGGTTAGCTCCAGAGGATATACCAGCAGAAATACCTTCCTTTTTCGGAAGAAGCTTCGCCATCTCTATAGCTTCTTCATCATCCACCCTTACCACCTCATCCAAGAGAGCCGTATCTAATATGGAAGGGATGAAACCCGCTCCTATACCCTGAATCTTGTGAGGGCCAGGATTACCACCTGAGATAACGCTCGAAGAGGAGGGTTCAACACCCACTATCTTGATCCCCGGATAGAAGGATTTTAAAACCTTACCAACGCCAGTTATAGTACCCCCAGTGCCAATTC is a genomic window containing:
- a CDS encoding ribonuclease HII, with protein sequence MNSLLVAGVDEAGRGPLAGPVVAAALILPYEYFNDEVRDCKKLSPCKREELFEILRKKALAWAVALVTPEEIDKMNILNASLEAMRRAILKLKLKPDIILVDGNHKIPLIDIPQRAIPKGDEICLPISAASIIAKVIRDRIMCAWDRIYPEYGFSKHKGYPTK
- a CDS encoding 50S ribosome-binding GTPase, with protein sequence MRRSWYPGHIAKGRELIKEAVKYANLILMVLDARAPLSTVPPWEPPRGKEVWKILNKMDLADEYATKAWLSYMGDKSIAVNSKDGEGFDELFERLSSYSKAKVLVVGIPNVGKSSLINKLLGKRKSKVGPLPGVTRGGVWFRVDWGLLFDTPGILEPSLTDEGKVILSWLGCLREDVVWSSLVTLAEKLIERLSLPLSLEDIAKRRGFLRKGGELDLEKAASSLLRDFREGRLGRWTFELPPSSGS
- the lepB gene encoding signal peptidase I: MKEMRKKSAWREIVETIVIAVVLALLIRAFVVEAFYIPSSSMVPTLEPGDRILVLKFYYHLTEPKRGDIVVFRFPLDPSKDLIKRIVAVEGDMVRIESGYLYVNGNRIEESYVANRDFYNMPTITVPKGFYFVLGDNRPNSEDSRFWGFLPRANIKGRAVVRYWPPSRIGLIK
- the rplS gene encoding 50S ribosomal protein L19 produces the protein MDPIIREIEKEFMKKDIPDFRPGDTVKVHLKVEEGGKERVQVFEGTVIARSGGGLRETFTVRKISGGIGVERIFPLHSPIIEKIEVVRRGAARRAKLYYLRGRVGKATRLKERRS
- the trmD gene encoding tRNA (guanosine(37)-N1)-methyltransferase TrmD produces the protein MRVDVITLFPEMFQSFISCSIIKRAIDKGLLQIYFHNPRDFTTDKHKTVDDYPYGGGGGMLLKVEPFWKAIKSVPGSPYRILLSPQGRLFNQDLAKELSLKDHLLLVCGHYEGIDERITELIDEEISIGDYVLTGGEVPAMVIVDAVIRLIPGVLGCEDSPKRDSFYDGILDFPQYSKPREFEGLKVPEILLSGDHEEVERWRRLEALKRTYKRRPELIDRISLRKYMERGVYVGLVHYPVYNQHREIITTTVANLDIHDISRCCRTYGVKAFYIITPIEAQRENVKKIVEHWTKGVGSMLNPDRREALDNVKVSPSIEETVRRIEEREKADPIVVATSARPSSRMISFRDFKWKILLEERPVLLLFGTGWGLTEEVKSWADYQLEPIEWKGDYNHLSVRGAVAIILDRLFKSS
- the rimM gene encoding ribosome maturation factor RimM (Essential for efficient processing of 16S rRNA), which encodes MKKHKLIIVGKVVAAHGIKGVIKVLSMTDFPERLRERKRLIFYDDRDNVLFEGDLEKLTLEGRTFLIKVKGCETRDMAERLIGSFIKVKEEELPPLGEGEFYFHQIIGLKVYTQEGKYLGKIVDILKTGANDVFCVRGEKEYMIPALKSVVREIDLDKEIMIIFPMEGLLE
- a CDS encoding KH domain-containing protein, coding for MRDLIAFLVKSLVDHPENVEVRTLEGKKSILIEVEVKKDDMGKVIGKKGRLIRAIRELCRAAGIKLRKKVMVELLSQEE
- the rpsP gene encoding 30S ribosomal protein S16; this translates as MVVKIRLTRMGKKKKPFYRLVVADSRAPRDGKFIEILGYYDPLPEPPVIRVDEEKALLWLERGAQPSDTAKRLLSRVGVWDKFCQAKEARKRAKVSGGVLGEGSNSLSGKVSG
- the ffh gene encoding signal recognition particle protein, with the translated sequence MFEKLRERLEGVLSFLRKKGKLSEEDVDSALRQIRLALLEADVHYKVVKDILSKVRERALAQEVISSINPTDQVLKILYEEFLNVMRGGHSKLTFSSEIPSLFMLVGLQGSGKTTTVVKIANLLKKEGKKAILVAADVKRPAAKKQLEVLSKPLGFQVVSGRTPFEALKSGIELAKESFCEVVIVDSAGRLHVDEEMLSELKELTNSFKFHEVLLVVDSMMGQEALKVGSAFSEAVNITGVILTKLDGDSRGGAALSIAYVLGKPVKFVGVGERIDDIEPFYPDRMASRILGMGDLATLIERVSSAVEEEKARELSKKLKRAEFTMEDLLEYLRQMKSMGPLDQLLDMVPGFSKLRRKFGDINVDEKELKHIEAIILSMTPEERRKPEIIKGSRKRRIAMGSGTSVQLVNQVLRQYEEMKEMMKKLSKGGGRIKLPFF
- a CDS encoding YlxM family DNA-binding protein — encoded protein: MDRFFICLLIDFYGGLLTPNQREIMKLYYEDDLSLGEIAEELGISRQAVHYTLRRGLNRLKSIEEKLKLVERFLKHWSFFESIKKEIEPLVSKLPSEDGDKLRRLLEEINGLLERGDIFV